The Mercurialis annua linkage group LG7, ddMerAnnu1.2, whole genome shotgun sequence genome includes the window AAGATTTGATGATAAAATCATCATATGAACATATGAATTCATCTAAATAACAAAATGTGAGTAAATATGTTTATTAAAATACAGTACTCACCAAATAATTGAGAGAAAGTCTTTAAACTCTTGACTATCCTATGAAACCCATTAGAAATGTTAGGCTTAGAAAGAGCGAAAAACTTCATTGCGCTCTTCACACTTTCACTACTCGAAAAGCTTTCCTCGTCGTCTTCTTTCGCCCCTAAATCACGAAACAATACGAAAATTTCAATTAGAATCACAACTTAAATATATTCAACACccctaaaaacaaaaatatgatCAAGAGAGAGACTTGTTGGAGATGaaggattattattattattagactTAATGGCCTTTCTTGAATTGTGTACATGACCACCTAAAGCCACACTGGATTCAGAAACACAACCAATTGAGAAAGGAAAAAGAACAAGCCTCTCCATTCTATCTCTCATTTCTTCATCAAAAACCCACCAATTAAGC containing:
- the LOC126657706 gene encoding CRIB domain-containing protein RIC4 — translated: MRDRMERLVLFPFSIGCVSESSVALGGHVHNSRKAIKSNNNNNPSSPTRAKEDDEESFSSSESVKSAMKFFALSKPNISNGFHRIVKSLKTFSQLFVYEEENEEVEMEIGVPTDVKHVTHIGWDGAANTNPIQGWDNLIPPELLSLQSPHFHTKLSKPAHPDHHAPLVN